From the bacterium genome, one window contains:
- a CDS encoding gliding motility-associated C-terminal domain-containing protein — protein MRRFATYVPFVLFLTTLTLSAQLKGDYEKTFDSFMFSMTSDITITDNGDVTAVGVRLDDIRLTYDEAEDAYLGEGDLVHTNFEIPLGDDCWIAQPIYRTDRYFIRVEVDEYFDAAPDVRLFIRMRGTTAFTMAGEGAIINCLLQDGDTLDFTQPAVPIWAAGWFVIRDDVGEGPSEPHGWPIKNLKVEGWEITGIEREDFRIHKELDHSFTDDDGGVFREKATYVIEPCLKHEVAFEMGVDSYTFTNLPDVVWPESYWSQFDYSVEGDAFLTVTGNPPASIFPDWYAFSRAFGEAQTYRSVFPKVHVPKAMLRWNVMNRPFGGSCYGFAYSSLLHYTGLRSAVPQPLGNLTPEDIVLEELHEKHCYQMSAEAIQNIFQNYQMRPKQMVEKLIENFKEDGTANCALSVILGGEGHTMVPLRVIRCFDDENDEVLTRIEVWDNYSPFVPRTIEVNETQNVILGSNGNVDRGFFPDVPATAFAATYPTMYKAHANEVPGGSTSKGAKPTLLASNRTEVFYKGGGTAMLAVDGRDPVDLNHIDLDAPEDMHPIHLTTGTVPIVPGYTLDTQLASTVAVDVTTGGERENITSINPPGALNMMYSAGAGSSVRAVLRNDDLGMDVSTQGSVHESVLQLLRSGEEHDILVHFSEIDFSGSDGVTVEMGENEHVAMLRNQGGTKTFAVEVMRFGETFSTSSTFTGIEIADDETQTVVVGSVDSLRTTQIELHVDRGSDGSTDEIRVLRAYGTVSVDRPAVISEDLHAWPSPWNPALQPLQLRYALQRPATARLVVYNTLQQEVVELVAAQPHQASSLYTASWDGLDSKGRPVPGGSYFYILQTEDGSRALGKLAIFR, from the coding sequence ATGCGTCGGTTCGCTACCTATGTTCCGTTTGTCCTCTTTCTCACGACGCTGACGTTGTCGGCCCAGCTGAAAGGGGATTACGAAAAAACCTTCGACTCCTTCATGTTTTCGATGACCTCGGACATCACGATTACCGATAATGGTGATGTGACGGCGGTCGGTGTGCGTCTTGACGACATCCGCTTGACGTATGATGAAGCGGAGGATGCCTATCTCGGCGAGGGAGACCTCGTCCACACAAACTTTGAAATTCCGCTCGGGGACGATTGCTGGATCGCGCAGCCTATTTACCGCACGGACCGATACTTCATTCGTGTGGAGGTCGACGAATACTTCGATGCGGCGCCTGATGTGCGTCTGTTCATCCGCATGCGAGGAACAACAGCGTTTACCATGGCCGGGGAAGGTGCGATTATCAACTGCCTTTTACAGGATGGGGATACGCTGGACTTCACCCAGCCCGCGGTTCCGATCTGGGCTGCCGGCTGGTTCGTGATACGCGACGATGTTGGGGAAGGTCCCTCCGAGCCTCATGGCTGGCCTATCAAGAATCTCAAGGTCGAGGGCTGGGAGATTACTGGAATCGAACGCGAAGATTTCCGCATTCACAAAGAACTTGATCATTCCTTCACCGATGACGATGGCGGCGTGTTTCGCGAAAAGGCCACCTACGTGATCGAGCCCTGTCTCAAGCACGAGGTCGCATTCGAGATGGGCGTCGACAGCTACACGTTTACCAACCTACCAGATGTCGTTTGGCCGGAGTCGTACTGGTCGCAATTCGATTACAGCGTTGAAGGTGATGCGTTTCTTACTGTCACAGGGAATCCGCCTGCGAGTATTTTCCCGGACTGGTATGCATTCTCCCGGGCGTTCGGGGAAGCACAGACGTATCGCAGCGTGTTTCCGAAAGTGCATGTACCGAAGGCAATGCTTCGCTGGAACGTCATGAACCGGCCGTTCGGCGGGAGCTGTTACGGTTTCGCCTACTCCAGTCTGCTTCACTATACCGGGCTTCGCAGTGCGGTTCCGCAGCCCCTTGGGAATCTCACACCGGAGGATATCGTGCTTGAGGAACTGCATGAAAAACACTGCTACCAGATGAGCGCCGAAGCAATTCAAAACATCTTCCAGAATTACCAGATGCGTCCGAAGCAGATGGTGGAAAAGCTCATCGAAAATTTCAAAGAGGATGGCACCGCCAACTGTGCACTCAGTGTGATTCTCGGGGGGGAAGGGCATACGATGGTTCCACTGCGCGTGATACGCTGCTTTGATGATGAGAATGACGAAGTACTTACCCGCATTGAGGTGTGGGACAACTACTCCCCCTTTGTGCCGCGTACCATCGAAGTCAATGAGACGCAGAACGTCATCCTGGGGAGCAATGGAAACGTGGACAGGGGATTTTTCCCTGACGTGCCCGCCACGGCATTCGCTGCGACCTATCCCACCATGTACAAAGCACATGCAAATGAGGTGCCCGGGGGAAGTACCAGCAAGGGGGCGAAACCAACGCTGCTCGCTTCGAACAGGACGGAAGTTTTTTACAAGGGAGGAGGTACTGCGATGCTTGCCGTGGATGGACGTGACCCGGTCGATCTCAATCATATTGATCTCGATGCGCCGGAAGACATGCATCCCATCCATCTCACTACCGGTACGGTCCCCATCGTGCCCGGATATACACTCGATACGCAGCTCGCATCCACGGTAGCCGTCGATGTGACAACAGGCGGAGAGAGGGAGAACATCACCAGCATTAATCCTCCCGGTGCGCTGAACATGATGTACAGTGCCGGTGCCGGGAGCAGCGTGCGTGCCGTCCTGCGCAACGACGATCTCGGGATGGATGTATCCACGCAGGGCAGTGTTCATGAGTCCGTATTACAGCTGCTGCGAAGCGGCGAGGAGCATGACATCCTCGTCCATTTCAGCGAGATAGACTTCAGCGGAAGTGACGGAGTAACCGTGGAGATGGGTGAGAACGAGCACGTTGCCATGCTGCGGAACCAGGGAGGTACGAAGACCTTCGCTGTTGAGGTGATGCGTTTCGGTGAGACCTTCTCGACCAGTAGCACGTTCACCGGGATTGAGATCGCTGACGATGAGACGCAAACGGTGGTCGTCGGGAGCGTAGACAGTCTTCGCACCACGCAGATTGAACTCCACGTGGACCGCGGCAGTGATGGTTCAACGGATGAGATTCGTGTGTTGCGCGCCTATGGTACCGTCTCTGTCGATCGTCCCGCAGTGATCAGCGAGGATCTGCACGCCTGGCCTTCGCCGTGGAATCCCGCACTGCAGCCCCTGCAATTGCGTTACGCCCTGCAGCGACCCGCCACGGCGCGACTCGTCGTCTACAATACGCTGCAGCAGGAAGTCGTGGAACTGGTCGCTGCTCAACCGCATCAGGCATCGTCGCTCTACACCGCAAGCTGGGATGGTCTTGACAGCAAGGGACGTCCGGTACCCGGTGGCAGCTACTTCTACATTCTGCAAACCGAGGATGGCAGCCGCGCCCTCGGGAAACTTGCCATATTCCGCTGA